The following are from one region of the Pantoea cypripedii genome:
- a CDS encoding nitrogen fixation protein NifQ, with protein MTPQQHWLCRLTSLYLQGQGSYPLMMGLGVQQWARLQRQIPVQQPSMVADTLMRHQLMSELIATRADEQQQLELWLAEYLHPDAFPMHRIIASVSLAFNHLWEDLGLSSRAELRQLMGDCFPLLVAMNHNNMRWKKFFYRQRCLHAEGELICRSPSCDDCCERGACFESS; from the coding sequence ATGACACCACAACAGCACTGGCTATGTCGGCTCACCTCCCTCTATTTGCAGGGTCAGGGGAGTTATCCCCTGATGATGGGACTTGGTGTGCAACAATGGGCGCGGTTACAGCGTCAGATTCCAGTCCAGCAACCTTCAATGGTTGCGGACACACTGATGCGTCATCAATTGATGAGCGAACTGATCGCGACGCGCGCGGATGAGCAGCAGCAGCTGGAGTTATGGCTGGCGGAATATCTCCATCCAGATGCGTTCCCCATGCATCGTATTATCGCCAGTGTCTCGCTGGCATTTAATCATCTGTGGGAAGATTTGGGGTTGAGTTCCAGGGCGGAATTGCGTCAGCTGATGGGCGACTGCTTTCCGCTACTGGTGGCGATGAATCATAACAATATGCGCTGGAAAAAATTCTTCTATCGCCAGCGTTGCCTGCATGCCGAAGGTGAATTGATTTGCCGCTCACCCAGCTGCGATGACTGCTGTGAACGGGGGGCGTGTTTTGAGTCGTCGTGA
- a CDS encoding DeoR/GlpR family DNA-binding transcription regulator, whose amino-acid sequence MIPSERQDFIYRYVYENRTASINALADLMNVSHMTIRRDIQLLEHEGKVVSVSGGIKLNDVLRHEMRYSDKALIHHRSKQIIGKAAAEMVDDGLVIYVDAGTTTFELAKYLGEKFNTTIITNDFSISQYLMNKAQINLFHTGGLVDKRNFSSVGISAANFIKTLNVDIAFISSSSWDAERGISTPYEEKAIVKQAVIEVSRKKILVADSSKYGKYGLYSICPLNKMDTIITDSYLPLEAQGKIRSQNVELKLVDI is encoded by the coding sequence ATGATCCCGAGTGAAAGGCAGGACTTTATCTACCGCTATGTCTATGAGAACCGTACCGCATCCATCAATGCGCTGGCGGATCTGATGAACGTGTCGCATATGACCATACGACGGGATATCCAGCTGCTGGAACATGAAGGCAAGGTCGTCAGCGTAAGTGGTGGCATCAAGCTGAATGACGTGCTGCGCCATGAAATGCGTTATAGCGATAAAGCGCTTATTCATCACCGCTCCAAGCAGATTATTGGCAAAGCCGCTGCGGAAATGGTCGATGATGGATTGGTTATTTACGTAGATGCCGGGACAACAACGTTCGAACTGGCTAAATACCTTGGGGAAAAATTCAATACCACCATCATCACCAATGATTTTTCCATCAGCCAGTATTTAATGAATAAGGCGCAAATAAACCTTTTCCATACTGGCGGCCTGGTCGATAAACGAAATTTTTCATCGGTTGGAATCAGTGCGGCCAACTTTATTAAGACGCTGAATGTTGATATCGCCTTCATCAGTTCAAGCTCGTGGGATGCTGAAAGAGGTATTTCAACCCCTTACGAAGAGAAAGCAATAGTTAAACAGGCAGTGATTGAAGTCTCCAGAAAGAAAATCCTCGTCGCGGATAGCAGTAAATACGGCAAGTACGGCTTATATTCCATCTGTCCGTTAAACAAGATGGATACCATTATCACCGATTCGTATCTTCCTCTGGAAGCGCAGGGAAAAATCAGAAGCCAGAATGTAGAACTGAAATTGGTTGATATCTAA